The DNA segment CATACCTACACAAAGAACACTAGTTTCAACCGTGTCCACTCAGTGCACGTTGCCTTCGGCCCAAACCCCTCCTGCGTTTAGAGATTATGAGCCAGAACAGAACCATTTGCACGTAAGGGCTTTACCCTCCAACAGTACAACTAGTACATGGACCCGTGTAGCACTCTGGTGTGAGAAGCAAACATCTTTCATCATCTCCAACCACTTTAAGTCAAAGTCTCCTAGAAGTACACTTCAGATAACAGAACTAACTGAACCGTGTTAATGAAAAACCTCTtgcatatttatattatatatataaatctatattaaatacagatttatgtATAATACATTTACTAAACATGCATCCGCAATGCACAATTCCTAGTGATGAAGTATTATCACAGTTCTTGCACAGACTGACTCACTAAGCAATTCCATTCACGCCATTAAGACTTCATCATGTCTAGGATGAGAGAGAGCAGCCCTATTGACACTGAACAGATTTCTCTCCTGAATCACTGCAGAAATAAGCTCTTCTGTACTACCCGTTAACTGGCTGTGACCCATAACCTTTATCCACTAATATGGAAGAGCCAGTTTCCACTTTGAATGAAATTTTATGCAGTCattcttcagtttaaaaccaaaacatggGTAAATGCCTTCCCtttgagaaaagcagaacaagagTAGATATTGTTGCGGCCTCAGCATGAATAAGATTTCCTTCCCTGGGGCAGAGCGCTAGTCTGGTAATTAATTACACTTTCTCTGAGAGTCAgacaaaagatgaaaataagaaGCAGCGCTTTCATAACTGAAGGGAAGGACAAGAGAGATTGTGGCTCATGGTATTTCTGTCCTTCTAACATAGCCTCCTCacatcaagaaaaacaaaagcaaaactcagCAGTATTTGGGCTGCTACAACTAACTCCAGGGTTACACACCCTAATTGCTTCTCTTGTACTCTCCAGTTAGCTTGTCAGTATTAGTCTGTTTCTTGCATAGAAACTTCAAAATGGTTTGAGGTAAAGTAAGTGTTTTTGCCTAGGACTCTGAGAATACCCTTATGACAAACATCTCTCATCCTAGATCATCCTTTACTTGAACAATCATCATCATAACGACTTACTAGATGCATAACTTTCAATTTTGCTTAAAACTGCATCAAAGAGCTCACCTCTAATCTCCTAGGGGCTCTAGATTCTTGCATAATTACCGGTGGCTTAGTATTTGCAAGAACAAGGATATTGATAATTAGAAGCATACCTGAGAGGACTCCAAGGAGTTATTGGCAGAATTCATTCTACTAacacttaaaaggaaaaataacttaatGGCATAATTTCTAACCTTGAGCCATATGGTATGTTTATACAATACTTGTTCGTAGACTAATCTAGCAGCATTAATATGCACTTCCTTCTACCCCAGAGCTCAGGGTCTGAACTTTCACAGGTATTTTCAAATGTAGTCAAACTAATTAAAGTTGTGGATTTTCTAAGTCTTCTTGATGTGCTCTTTTTGGAAATACACAACTATTTTCCAGGGCATGAATATTCTGGGTGATAATACTGAGAAACAAACTCAGACTTTAAGAGGTTTGGAAAGCCATactataattttaaaacattgaaaaacTTCCTTTATAACTACAAAAGTCTGAGTAAGGGGCAGTGTAGTGAGAACACCATAGGGGATCCAAATTACTTTAGCCTGCAGTGAATTCAAGTGGAGAAAAACCATGCtcttgttttctgaagcattCAGCACGTTTATGGATTAACAATCCACAAACTGAACTGGAAGCACTGACTGGGAATGTATCCTATATGCCACACAGTGTGAGAAGGAACCTGAAAATCCAGAATACTGGTATCAGTTCTTGAGACAGTTCAGCTATAAAAGGGGTTTTTCCACCCTTGTATTCATGTAAGGCACCTACTTCCTTCACCCAAGTCTGAAGCCACTAGAAGACCCAATGACTGAGATAAGTGAAACTACAAAGTGACAGAGATGAAGACAGGAAGGACTCCGAGATGACAGTGGATGTGCCTAGAATGGTGACAGCGCTTATCATAAAAAGCTAGCATGCAGTGATGGTAGGGTGAAGAAGACTTGTTTTCATGTTCTGTAAATGAATTTACAGCAGAAGACACAGAGTCCTGTACCTCCAAAGTTCTGGAGACCAAAGCATTCAAGGAGTGCATTTATACAAAGCATACATGGAGTACACAAGAATTAGCTAGTGTACTATTGACTTCTGGGTCGCTGAAGGTAGATGAATGCTTTACACATGCATTTCCAGGACATGCAGCTACCTTTATAAACAGCATTAACACTGCTTTACTCAAGCAGGGGTAACATCTTTAGATACAAATGCTACTGGAGAAACCTAGAAATCCTGGCAGAGCAAGGGccaaaaataattccattaatGCAATTTGGTCTGCTGTTCCCAAGccacactttttaaaaacctaaatGAACTGAAGAATCATCTTTAAGGATTTCTTACAGAACAACGCCCAGCATAAAATCTAGTTGCTCGTACAAAACCATTTAATATTAAGTACTTGTGTGAACTATTTACAAGCTTACAGCAAAGCATTGTACTAAATTTCAAACAATGTATATGCCAAAAAAAATAAGGCCATTAATTACTGGTTAGTAGTTCTGTTTCACctccctgccacagcagaaAGACAGTTATTTCTTCTGTTGACTCCTGCTGAAACCCAGAAATCTCATCTGTCTTTAGAGTAGATCCAATTTTTGGTACTCGTAATATTATCTGGTGAAAAAAGGGTAAGTTAAATACTATCAGTTAAGCAGCACATTCTCAAGCGTAAAGGAAAGCTCATTGATCTGACAAGCCATTTAGATGTTCAACAGATATCCATGCTATCATTTCTTTGGAGGAATCTGAATCTTGTAGGTCAATTGCCAGTGAGAACAGTAGTTTTGAGTGTATGTACATTCCTAACGAAGAAAACCATCACTTGAAAGACTCCTTGAGCAGAGGTGAAAACATCCAGCATACACCTCACCACCGCCACCTTTATGCAGCCTAATTCCCGATTCCTAGACTTTTCTagaaaagcagtaacaaaaccaaactagTGTTCTGCCAACACTGGCTAATTCCTGAGATCCACTTGCCTATCAAGTACAACTTATGCTCTGTATTACCACAGTTCTCTTGGGCACGACTTAACATCCTTGTTCCTTGATCTGTACAGAACCATCAAATGATTGTCATTAATTCATACTTCCACACACTTAAAAAGCACTTCCCTGCACGCTAGATGCTGAATGTAACTCAATCTGTAATGAAGTAGGAGAGTATTTGGACCTAAGAGACTGCAATTACATTGAAAATTTGTgtatattcagtatttttgaaagctaTTATGCTTATGCAGTATCTCTGTATTAAATTAAAGCAGCCCAAGTGACACATACAACTGGCAGAAAGCTTGCAGACATTGTCTGGAAAGAACGACTTCAAACTTAGGAAGATGTACGCCATCCAGCGGCACGGCGGGGAACTGCAAGGGAGACTGGAAAGGGAGCGGATTTCGCCTCTATGGTACTGATGAGTGAGTTTTGTACACAGTTCTCATTTTTGTTTAACAAAAGCCTAGGAAGTGAAGAAAGGAGATTCCCCTATGTTAAGGGTCTCaggagaaaaacacagaaacctTTAGAAAGAaactgataattttaaaatacacccTACTATGAGAACTactttcgggggggggggggggggtgggtgggaataCTGAACGCTAAAGAGCTCAGTTTAGCTGAGCAAGATATAAAACACCCCAATGGCTGAAAAGTTGAAGTCAGATATATTCACACTAGAAATAAGGCACAGGATAACAATTTACTAAACAAGCTGGTATCTTTTCTAGGGAGTCTCTATACCAGCACTGAAGCTCAAAGTTACGTTGAGGAGTAACTGGAAGAGGTGCAGATATCCCGCTTACCTAGCAGCACTTCAGGCCTTAACGATCCAGCCTAGGAAACGGCTATACTGTATGAATTCCTTTGCTAAAGGTCCGTGAAGGAGAAAGCGTTAGTGTACTTCCTTAGCGAAGTACTGTTGCACAAGAACACTGTTAGGTCAGAAATTCAaagttttcagccttttttacTATTTAGCCTTGTGATTCTTCCAAATATTCAGACTTAACAAAAAGAAGCCACCTTTAAACACTCAAACAGCCAGTGAACTGCACAGTGAACCAGTTCTAAATTCTGTTACCTTCAGGGACTCCTTCGGGAAGGCAGAACGCTTTTGTGTTAACTGGAATTGGGTGAGGTTTGGAAGGCCTCTGGCGTGGTGAAGTTCTAACGATGGAGCAGATTTCTTGTCTGCCACACAGAGGCTGGAAAGATTAATGACATTTCACTCATACAACTATTTCCATCGAAGAAACTCTTCTAGGGAAATTAAAGAGATGACATGCAGATTTCAAGGGATgtcattagaaaatatttaggaCTACCTGTGTACACTTAATATGCTATTAGAAAGGGTGATAGAAAGCTTCGAAGTTTAAAAATTCTCTTTAGCCATTTGTAATACTGTCAGGCTTAAATATATAGTAAATTACATACTAGCATGCCAAAACTGGATTTAAAGAGTATAATAAAATCAGGACCTCAAAACCATTCTTTTCTCCTGGAGTTCaaggaatatttctgtttctgagctCAGAGATGCAGGAACAGCTTCTTCTGAATTTACATATGGACCTGTGGTATTCAGCAATAGGTCTTCTGCAGGTGAGGCTTTGCACACCAGTGACAAGCTAAGCTGCAGCTCCatcaaaattttaaacatacaGCAATAACTGCCCAAATAAACAATACACAACAATTCAAATTGACCAACACTTCTTGGCTCATGCAAAAGATGTTCTGTTGCTTAAAAAATATAGTTTAGGACTCCAGTAATTCCTGTCTTCAGCCTACAATGAGACCCTGACGTTCTCTATTCGTTAATCTAGTATCCATGAAACTCAAGTATGCTTGCAATAACACTAGGAAATCCCAGTATGGTTTTCTGCCCAATACTCTCCTGCAAAATTACGCAGACTTTCTATTTTAGCAGTCTCCCTTTTTCTAAAAGATGTTAAGAGTTTGCCAGTTTCGTTGGGAGCTATGGCATGAAAGCGAGAGATGTCACTTCTATTCCTGCAGAGAGAAGTGGTGTTACTATACTACATTTACTGGCAAAGAATTCAAACTGGCATTTAAATATCAAGTTTTTATCAAAGTAGTAATGCAAGTAAGGCTACCAGGTgccatttttaaattagaagatgtaaaaatacaaaacagataaCTACCTACAACAAAGAAACGAGTTATTTTAACTGTCCAGCTAATAGAATTTAACATGTAGTTTGTTGTGCAATTTGTATTGTAGCACAAGTATAGCCAGAATTGGACCTTGCCGTGAAGAACtatttgtttgggtttaatcatttaaaagaaaaaagcatcaggATAGACACTCACATTTAGCTCTGCAGGCCGAGCATCATCAAGATTATTTTCCCCTGTGATCAGCATGGTGGAACTCATTTGCTaaacaaaaacagagaagaatTCAGCACCAATTATTTGCTGTTTATTATTAGTCCTACAGTATTCCCTTAGTACACAATACCATTTATAACAACTCCATTTAGAATTAATAAtagtttttttcaggtttaagTACTGAATTCCTGTTGTTCACTTTTTTGTTCTTATGCTTTCCAAAATTAAGACAAAGAATCAGTTTACTGcagcacaaagcacacacatttCAGGTCCCTGTCACAACTAGGGGATAAAGCACTTCCTACCACTTCTCATATTTAACTGTAACTTTTGTCAGGATTTAAAACACTCATGTCAATTTTATATCTTTGCTAATCAGCAGGGCACAATGGGAATACTACCCACCACAGCATCTGTCCGTTTGGATGGCAGTACATCTGCTGCCAACTCCACCGATTTGGCTGAAGTGTTTCCCGAGGCATCAAGCTGACTGAATGATAAcgtagaatttttttcctttttcttacacTTCAGCATTTTGGGTTTAGCAGTTTGATTATCAGACTAAAAGGTGAAACAATTACATTTTGCGTTATAAAGTGAATCTCCATAGTCTGGTGAACATTAACAGAGTCCCGCTGTCATACCCAAACACAACCAATTCAGTACCACTGGCACAGTCTGAAAACCAGTGAGCTCAGGGGGCACCCACGACTATTACTGCTATTCTGAGGTAGAGCAAGCTACAGCTTCACTACCAGATGTACAAGCTACAGGCAAGCACCCCTTTCAAGGGAACTGCAACACTTCTAAGTGGAGTCTTGCATGTATACAGGGAAAGAGCAAGTCATCTGTGTTAAAACCTGGCTGATCTATTAAGGATCCTTCACCTTTCCTTCCGGTCCTAACGGTGAAGAACAGCGCATACCAGTTCTTAGGTCTGGAGTTCTCTCTCTTGCAGCTGTAATTTTACAGACATTTTTCCCTGTGATAAAATTTTCAACAAATTTAATTAACTTTGAGACAAAGACCACAACTACTCTCCAACCCATGTCTTACAGGACAGCTTTCAAAGAGGGATCGTTCCAAAGCCACCCATGTAAACACACTTCCTCCCTTCAGTACaaccctcctctccctcccaacAGGGCTGCTTTTACCCTTTCCTTGAGGAAACAAGGTTGCTTATTAATCTTATGCTCACCTGGCTATACTGCTAGGCACTCATAACGTGCAAGCAGAGGAACTGCATAATCACAGCAGTCTTTGCCAGTGGCAACTTCTGCTGCTATTACTGTCCAAATTAAGCACGGGAAAATTATGCGGTACCTGAGCTGTAGCCAGAATTGCATCACTCAGAGTCCAGAACTGTAGCTACATGAGAGACTACTAATAGTATTTGTGAAGCTGCTATAAAATAAGTTCAAGTAAGGAGCATGACACAAACAGTTCTGTTCCTGGATAAGTCAAATAAGACTGATTTTCATTGAGCATCACAGGTGATTCAATAAAAAAActtagggtttggggtttttttgctctaCTAACACATGAATTAGAACCAAGTATTACTCACAGAGAAGGTTTTCAATTCACACTTCCCCTTCTAGACACAGTTGAGCTTAGCCTGTGCTGGGGGACAAATGACCTAGTGGAAGCTTGGTTCTGTTATTTTGGCATCATTTAAGTTTGGGTAGAATATTTTGTTGTCTCACAGCTAGTACAACTGCTTCAGGTTGTATTTTACCTGCCAAAGTAGTTGAAACACTTAACGCTGAAGAACTATAATTGCAATTTGATGGTCGCTTTctagaagaggaggaaaaaagtgaacaACTATTCTGAACGAAtgttaaagttaaaaaaaaaaaaacacaacaccacCAATGTATAAGGAAATAATAGGAAAATATAGACTGGGTGAAAAGGGAtaaagcttctttttaaaaatatcgTTACCGAGTTACTTAATCACACTTAACAGTTATTTGATAGTTTATCATCAAGTCACACAGCTTATTCTGAAGATACTTGCAATTTAAGACCCACAGAAGACATACTCAGCACTGAAGCATATTAGGACAGAACATATTCAAGGAGGATGCAGGGGAAAATTAGGTTCACAATAAAATTCAGATTGAATTGTGTAAAGATCTGTAACACTGTAAGATTGGTATAAATGAGTTATGAATGGAAATGTCTGCATGTAAAAGACTGGAAACAGCAGTACAAGGGTTAAAAGAATTTATACTGTTCCTAGAAAAACACTCAGGTTACTCAGGTTTTTATGTCAGGACCTGAAGGCAACACTGTGACAAGGCCAAGTACAGAAGACCCTTCATTGTGACCAAAGCATCCTGCAGATGACTTGTCAACAGAAACCCTGGCATCCTAACAGCAGGAGGATGGCACCGGGGTCGCAGCATATCACATACACCATTCTACTTCCTGGTAGACATGTattacaaacaagaaaaactgacAATGGGCAGCAACCTGCCCCAAGACTTAAAAAGGCTGAAGTCAGCATTATTCTGAAGGAAAGGCGTACCCGTATGAGCTGATGATTCCTAAAGAATATAAAAGATGCACCCAAAACCTAGTTTTGTCCTGGCTAACTACAGAACACCAGAGACTTAACGAGGAGTTGACAAGAGGTACCCTTCACACCCTGTTCTGCACAGGCAACGCTGGCCAGACCACCTGGGCACACACACCTTGCTGACTGTGACTGAATGAAATCTGACAGCGTAAGTGCAACTGGATAAAAGCAAGTTATTTAGGgattttgtaaataaacatcCCCTTCCCCAAAATCCTTCAGTGAGTTTTCTTGCATTGATTTCCCTACAGTTACAAGATCAAGCAAATTCTGTAAAGCAAACTCTTACTTGACTTAATGCACCAATTTCAAAGTCAGCAAAGACACAGGTAGCTGAAACTCAGAAGAAGCGTGTGCAGGATCAGAGGTTTATTCATACTggcctttcttttaaataccattcagaagagaaaaaactgaACATTTATGTGCATCAAAGAGTCTGCTTTGCACATTACCTTCTAGCGTATTGGTCTTGAAAATCCTCCGGACCAGGTTctaaaaaaaccataaaagctaaactttaaaagaaaaagcaatgcaaacTAGGCAATGTTTTAGTGCACAATGAATTATAAGGCAAAGTATTACAAGCAAGCACAGACCACTAACAGGGAGCTGTTCCCCATTATGCAGACATGCCTTAATGAAATTATTGTCACATATTTTACACAGGTTCCTTGCAACAGGGTGAGGTTTGTTTATGTGTATATTCTGAAGTACTGTAGAAAAGAATTACCTAATATTGCTGAAACATTTGAGATCTGTGGCATCTTATCTATGGTCACTGCTCTGCTGGAATTCAGGAGAGTAGAGTTCTTGTACTTGCCAAAGTCCTCAGAGTAGAAACTGCTTTCTTCTGGACATAAGAGATATAATTGCAAGCTTCTCATGCTGAAATTCATTGAGTTATTAAATTTGTGGccaaaatgaaagcaatcaCATTGACAAGATAGGAGCTCCAAAGCAAAGTGAAAGCATTGCCTTGGTTCAAACAGCTGCAGAATAGTTTCAGAAGAATTTGACTCAAAGTAGATTTGTTGGTCATCCCCAATAAGCAGCTTGTGTGTGCTGTTTGGTGAATACTTTTAAGTTTACAGTATCATGCACATTACACCAGGACCTGATTCACACTGGATTGGAGGACCAGATATACAGATCCCATGTTAAGCAAAGGCTGGCTTACAGCAAATATGGTGAGTCAGACCCAAGAGAGGCCACTAGTCTTCCTATTGTAGATAGTCACCCCACATTTTCTACGTCAAACAAAGATCAAAAACCCAGAAGTCTCACCTGAACATCTGAATGTTTCAGGGGATGGGCAACTGCTCAGGCTGTCACTAGTACTTGTGTTACCAACTGCAGTTCTATCCACATCTAAACATTCTAGGAGAAAGGTTGAAACACCTGTAGGAAGAGTCATTCCTGTACCTAGAGAGAGACACAAAAAAGCTGGCtaccaaaaaaggaaaaaaaagtatcatctTGCACAAACAATTAGGATTTCCCTATCTAAGTTCCATTCCTGTGATGAGTTAAATATTGTCAAGTCAGTATCTTATACCAATTCTTAATACagttaaagaaacaaataaacaaagggCACCCTGAAGCCAAATTTACACTACCATAAGCTAACAGAAGGCAAGTTCCTTGCCCAAGGCTCACCAGAAATACCTGAAGAATTTAGCCTCTGGTAAGGCAATTCTTAGgcaggtttgttttcagaaggacAAACTATTTACccacaagcttttaaaaatacagcgCTGAATAAATTGAAGAACTCATGTCAACAATTAGTTCTGTCAATGATAAAACCAAGATCATGCGGTTTTCAGCAGGCTGGGCTCAGGACCATCTCGGGTCTTGTAGGGGTCCTCTCCTGTTTGTGCTACCTACACTCAATTCATGTGAACCAAGCCACATGCTAGACTAAGAGGCAGAAATCCAGCCAGTGGTCTCAAAACCTTTACTTTCTAATACCACACAGTCAGAACCAGTACAAGAACAGCACGCCAGTACTTTTATAGAActataattaaaattacataaCAAATGTTCTATttagttttatatttaatatttatatttatatttatttaatatatttaatttataatttttatatatgttatatatataaatatatatttttatatataaatatatataaatatataaatatataaaaatatatttaataatataaGATATTGCCATTAAACTCACTTGAAGTCCATTCAGCATCTTTCAGACTTTCTTTACTTTCAGAGCTGATTATCAGGGATTCCTAAAATTAAATGACCAATGCAAACAACCTGAGAAAACTGGATGTACACAAAGAAACCCAATTAAATCTATTCCTACATTAGTAGATCAGAAACTTCCTGTCTGGTACTTCACCACTTAAACTTGCTATTCACAGTGTAATTTGTACTAGGGTTTTTCACGCATTGTTAACGAATCAGCAATCTGACTTTAAGTTCTAAAATTCATAATGAATACCCCATCATTTGATCCTAAAGTCTTTGTTGGATGAGACTTCCAGTGAAGGCATACTGACATCAACTGCAGTTATGCACGATAGCAGTGGAGTAACAAATTCCCCTGTCgttggttttggtttagtttgcattttttgtttgtttgtttgtt comes from the Falco peregrinus isolate bFalPer1 chromosome 8, bFalPer1.pri, whole genome shotgun sequence genome and includes:
- the MEIKIN gene encoding meiosis-specific kinetochore protein isoform X2: MERVCRHARAPRKKRRLSPLPGADPGGVGSRASLSRRRLFGSAARRGLQPGSLKKKSGVKTLPDIKENLEVTNVSPSCNQSNQVKVKEKTDLEIKVEKTEESTVLLKESLIISSESKESLKDAEWTSSTGMTLPTGVSTFLLECLDVDRTAVGNTSTSDSLSSCPSPETFRCSESSFYSEDFGKYKNSTLLNSSRAVTIDKMPQISNVSAILEPGPEDFQDQYARRKRPSNCNYSSSALSVSTTLAGKNVCKITAARERTPDLRTGMRCSSPLGPEGKSDNQTAKPKMLKCKKKEKNSTLSFSQLDASGNTSAKSVELAADVLPSKRTDAVQMSSTMLITGENNLDDARPAELNPLCGRQEICSIVRTSPRQRPSKPHPIPVNTKAFCLPEGVPEDNITSTKNWIYSKDR
- the MEIKIN gene encoding meiosis-specific kinetochore protein isoform X1, with the protein product MERVCRHARAPRKKRRLSPLPGADPGGVGSRASLSRRRLFGSAARRGLQPGSLKKKSGVKTLPDIKENLEVTNVSPSCNQSNQVKVKEKTDLEIKVEKTEESTVLLKESLIISSESKESLKDAEWTSSTGMTLPTGVSTFLLECLDVDRTAVGNTSTSDSLSSCPSPETFRCSEESSFYSEDFGKYKNSTLLNSSRAVTIDKMPQISNVSAILEPGPEDFQDQYARRKRPSNCNYSSSALSVSTTLAGKNVCKITAARERTPDLRTGMRCSSPLGPEGKSDNQTAKPKMLKCKKKEKNSTLSFSQLDASGNTSAKSVELAADVLPSKRTDAVQMSSTMLITGENNLDDARPAELNPLCGRQEICSIVRTSPRQRPSKPHPIPVNTKAFCLPEGVPEDNITSTKNWIYSKDR
- the MEIKIN gene encoding meiosis-specific kinetochore protein isoform X3; translated protein: MERVCRHARAPRKKRRLSPLPGADPGGVGSRASLSRRRLFGSAARRGLQPGSLKKKSGVKTLPDIKENLEVTNVSPSCNQSNQVKVKEKTDLEIKVEKTEESTVLLKESLIISSESKESLKDAEWTSSTGMTLPTGVSTFLLECLDVDRTAVGNTSTSDSLSSCPSPETFRCSEESSFYSEDFGKYKNSTLLNSSRAVTIDKMPQISNVSAILEPGPEDFQDQYARRKRPSNCNYSSSALSVSTTLAGKNVCKITAARERTPDLRTGMRCSSPLGPEGKSDNQTAKPKMLKCKKKEKNSTLSFSQLDASGNTSAKSVELAADVLPSKRTDAVQMSSTMLITGENNLDDARPAELNPLCGRQEICSIVRTSPRQRPSKPHPIPVNTKAFCLPEGVPEGFC
- the MEIKIN gene encoding meiosis-specific kinetochore protein isoform X4, whose protein sequence is MERVCRHARAPRKKRRLSPLPGADPGGVGSRASLSRRRLFGSAARRGLQPGSLKKKSGVKTLPDIKENLEVTNVSPSCNQSNQVKVKEKTDLEIKVEKTEESTVLLKESLIISSESKESLKDAEWTSSTGMTLPTGVSTFLLECLDVDRTAVGNTSTSDSLSSCPSPETFRCSEESSFYSEDFGKYKNSTLLNSSRAVTIDKMPQISNVSAILEPGPEDFQDQYARRKRPSNCNYSSSALSVSTTLAGKNVCKITAARERTPDLRTGMRCSSPLGPEGKSDNQTAKPKMLKCKKKEKNSTLSFSQLDASGNTSAKSVELAADVLPSKRTDAVQMSSTMLITGENNLDDARPAELNSFFDGNSCMSEMSLIFPASVWQTRNLLHR